A region of Paractinoplanes abujensis DNA encodes the following proteins:
- a CDS encoding PAS domain-containing protein, whose product MSRAIEWILLGAGSCTAIIVGLRRHRPARVVPWLLLAGAVAVLAIGDVFYAFDEMSFATGFYLAMFVLVAGALWQFTQGGSVLVDRARLLDLLAFACAALLVVWVFAIGDNGFAGEISASDVMGSLLLIGVAVRLNLAVRGNVAAMLLLTGSIGLLAGDVLYPLFPGEAGETGYRVLYVTWGLAALHPSMVRLTQPMTPSTPRWRGRWAALLGASVATPPLVLLIEALQGGVNDGVPIAIAAAITLTLTITRLADSATLNSQALGREQGLRGASTALVAAADVPAVDEAVRNAVAVLLPRDALRRVVFAPDDRGLAAEALPPPPPGRHRTWWVAPTVVSRPSATVPSAPAAPVSRPADAVIEAGAAGSSANTARPLRRRGPARMTRRFGAWSRSGAAGRDGEEATLVCPLWLEPLAVARPSGGALVLTGRRDGLAAAHDALEVLAGQAALALDRISLVEAVGRRDSDLYLRAVISNTADLMLVLDEDQRIRYASPALHDLLGDDELSPLATLEDLVHPDDRGQIRRAFTAGGDGTIFCALRRPDHSQALVEATYRDLRGDRLVQGFVITMRNVTESQDIADTIPHRDQLDELPAWVNRRSAQHKFRY is encoded by the coding sequence GTGTCGAGGGCAATCGAGTGGATACTCCTGGGTGCCGGCAGCTGTACGGCGATCATCGTGGGCCTGCGCCGGCACCGCCCGGCACGGGTCGTGCCGTGGCTGCTGCTGGCGGGGGCGGTCGCCGTCCTGGCCATCGGGGATGTTTTCTACGCATTTGACGAAATGTCCTTCGCGACGGGCTTCTACCTCGCGATGTTCGTGCTCGTGGCGGGCGCGTTATGGCAGTTCACGCAGGGCGGCTCGGTGCTGGTCGACCGGGCCCGGCTGCTCGATCTGCTGGCCTTCGCCTGCGCCGCGCTGCTGGTCGTGTGGGTCTTCGCGATCGGCGACAACGGCTTCGCGGGCGAGATCTCGGCGTCCGACGTGATGGGCTCGCTGCTGCTCATCGGGGTGGCGGTCCGGCTCAACCTGGCCGTGCGGGGCAACGTCGCGGCGATGCTGCTGCTGACCGGCTCGATCGGGTTGCTGGCCGGTGACGTGCTGTACCCGTTGTTCCCCGGCGAGGCCGGCGAGACCGGTTACCGTGTGCTCTACGTGACCTGGGGTCTGGCCGCGCTGCACCCGTCGATGGTGCGCCTGACCCAGCCGATGACCCCGAGCACGCCTCGCTGGCGCGGCCGCTGGGCGGCCCTGCTCGGCGCCTCGGTGGCCACCCCGCCCCTGGTGCTGCTGATCGAGGCCCTGCAGGGCGGAGTGAACGACGGCGTCCCGATCGCCATCGCCGCCGCCATCACGCTGACACTGACGATCACCCGCCTGGCCGACTCGGCCACGCTCAACAGCCAGGCCCTGGGCCGCGAGCAGGGTCTGCGCGGCGCCAGCACGGCCCTGGTCGCCGCGGCCGACGTGCCCGCCGTCGACGAGGCCGTCCGCAACGCCGTGGCCGTCCTGCTCCCCCGGGACGCCCTGCGCCGCGTGGTCTTCGCCCCCGACGACCGCGGGCTGGCCGCCGAGGCCCTGCCCCCGCCCCCGCCCGGCCGCCACCGCACCTGGTGGGTCGCCCCGACCGTGGTGTCTCGGCCCTCGGCCACCGTGCCGTCGGCGCCTGCCGCTCCGGTCTCCAGGCCCGCCGACGCTGTCATCGAAGCCGGCGCGGCCGGCAGCTCGGCGAACACCGCCCGGCCGCTGCGGCGCCGGGGCCCCGCCCGGATGACCCGGCGCTTCGGGGCCTGGTCACGGTCGGGAGCGGCCGGCCGTGACGGCGAGGAGGCGACGCTCGTCTGCCCGCTCTGGCTGGAACCGCTGGCCGTGGCCCGTCCCAGCGGCGGCGCGCTGGTGCTGACCGGCCGCCGGGACGGGCTCGCCGCGGCCCACGACGCGCTCGAGGTGCTGGCTGGGCAGGCCGCGCTCGCCCTCGACCGGATCAGCCTGGTCGAGGCCGTCGGCCGCCGCGACAGCGACCTCTACCTGCGGGCTGTGATCAGCAACACGGCCGACCTGATGCTCGTGCTCGACGAGGACCAGCGCATCCGTTACGCCAGCCCGGCCCTGCACGACCTGCTCGGCGACGACGAGCTCTCCCCGCTGGCCACCCTGGAGGATCTGGTCCACCCCGACGACCGCGGCCAGATCCGCCGCGCGTTCACGGCCGGCGGCGACGGCACAATCTTCTGTGCTTTGCGCCGCCCCGACCACAGCCAGGCCCTGGTCGAGGCCACTTACCGCGATCTGCGCGGCGACCGTCTGGTGCAAGGCTTCGTGATCACGATGCGCAACGTCACCGAGTCGCAGGACATCGCCGACACCATTCCTCACCGCGACCAGCTGGACGAACTCCCGGCCTGGGTCAACCGCCGCAGCGCCCAGCACAAGTTCCGGTACTGA
- the hemW gene encoding radical SAM family heme chaperone HemW — protein sequence MAGALPDGEPVPQDGSLPDSATAQVGRNGFAVYVHVPFCASRCGYCDFNTYTATELGGGVSRETYADTVLQELELARNVISPGNSGRRWDAAGPGGRAGGGVVDTVFFGGGTPTLLGADDLGRILEGIDKTWGLASDAEVTTEANPESVNPEYLRRLRGHGFNRISLGMQSAAPGVLRILDRQHTAGRAPQAAVEAREAGFEHVNLDLIYGTPGETADDFAASLQAVVDSGADHVSAYALIVEDGTRMAARMRRGEIPYPSDDVAADRYLAAEAALSAAGFQWYEVSNWATSDAARCRHNLLYWTGADWWGLGPGAHSHVGGVRWWNVKHPAAYAGRLSEGLSPGHGRELLTDEDRHVEDVMLRVRLREGIGLDRVDAVGAKQALANGLLDPAAYEEGQLILTLRGRLLADAVIRDVV from the coding sequence ATGGCCGGCGCACTTCCCGATGGTGAACCCGTACCGCAGGACGGGTCCCTGCCCGACTCGGCGACGGCTCAGGTCGGAAGAAACGGATTTGCCGTTTACGTCCACGTGCCGTTCTGCGCCAGTCGGTGCGGGTACTGCGACTTCAACACGTATACCGCGACCGAGCTGGGCGGCGGCGTTTCGCGCGAGACGTACGCGGACACCGTGCTGCAGGAGCTCGAGCTCGCCCGGAACGTGATAAGTCCGGGAAATTCGGGCAGGCGCTGGGACGCGGCGGGGCCGGGCGGGCGTGCTGGTGGTGGGGTTGTCGACACCGTGTTCTTCGGTGGGGGGACGCCGACGCTGCTGGGGGCGGATGATCTCGGGCGGATTCTTGAGGGCATCGACAAGACGTGGGGACTGGCGAGCGACGCCGAGGTGACCACGGAGGCCAACCCCGAGTCGGTGAACCCCGAGTATCTGCGGCGGCTGCGAGGGCACGGCTTCAACCGGATCTCCCTGGGCATGCAGTCCGCCGCGCCCGGGGTGTTGCGGATTCTGGATCGTCAGCACACCGCCGGGCGGGCGCCGCAGGCTGCGGTGGAGGCCCGGGAGGCCGGGTTCGAGCACGTCAACCTGGATCTGATCTACGGCACGCCGGGGGAGACCGCTGACGACTTCGCCGCTTCCCTGCAGGCCGTGGTCGATTCCGGGGCCGACCATGTGAGCGCGTACGCGCTGATCGTCGAGGACGGCACGCGGATGGCGGCCCGGATGCGGCGCGGCGAGATTCCGTACCCGTCGGACGACGTGGCGGCCGATCGTTACCTGGCCGCCGAGGCTGCCCTGAGCGCGGCCGGGTTCCAGTGGTACGAGGTTTCCAACTGGGCCACGAGCGACGCCGCACGGTGCCGGCACAACCTGCTCTACTGGACCGGTGCCGACTGGTGGGGGCTGGGGCCGGGGGCGCACAGCCACGTCGGCGGTGTGCGCTGGTGGAACGTCAAGCATCCGGCGGCGTACGCGGGAAGGCTCTCGGAAGGTCTCTCGCCGGGCCACGGGCGTGAGCTGCTGACGGACGAGGACAGGCACGTCGAGGACGTGATGTTGCGGGTGCGGCTGCGTGAGGGCATCGGGCTGGACCGGGTCGACGCCGTCGGCGCCAAGCAGGCGCTGGCCAACGGGCTGCTCGACCCGGCCGCGTACGAGGAAGGGCAGTTGATCCTGACGCTGCGGGGCCGGTTGCTGGCCGATGCGGTGATCAGGGACGTGGTGTGA
- a CDS encoding GlsB/YeaQ/YmgE family stress response membrane protein — MTVTGIITALVVGLIIGALGRLVVPGKQNIPIWLTLVIGVVAALLGTVLARATGVADTKGFDWIELLFQVVLAAIGVALVAGYGGRRRVHR, encoded by the coding sequence ATGACTGTCACCGGCATCATCACCGCCCTCGTCGTCGGTCTCATCATCGGCGCCCTGGGCCGCCTGGTCGTACCCGGCAAGCAGAACATCCCGATCTGGCTGACCCTGGTCATCGGCGTTGTCGCCGCCCTGCTGGGCACGGTGCTGGCCCGGGCGACCGGTGTTGCCGACACCAAGGGCTTCGACTGGATCGAGCTTCTGTTCCAGGTCGTGCTCGCCGCCATCGGTGTGGCTCTGGTTGCCGGTTACGGTGGCCGTCGTCGCGTCCACCGCTGA
- a CDS encoding DUF4870 domain-containing protein, giving the protein MTEPPRPPGEGNPYDPTTPFNPYAANDPVSGSSPPPPPPYGAPPPSSGGPYGAPPPTSGGPYGAPYGAPPPSSGGPGYGGPPPQYGYQQSPGGYGPGQTQDDKTWIMIAHFGGALGALVGGGLSGWIVPLIAMLAKGNQSPAVRAEAVKALNFQIVWSVVTLIGWATACAVIGFVIIPIAALIAIIFGVIAGVKASNNEPYNYPLSINLIK; this is encoded by the coding sequence ATGACTGAACCACCTCGCCCGCCCGGTGAAGGTAATCCGTACGACCCGACCACGCCGTTCAACCCATATGCGGCTAACGACCCGGTCTCCGGTTCGTCACCGCCTCCGCCGCCTCCGTACGGCGCGCCGCCGCCGTCCTCGGGTGGCCCTTATGGTGCGCCTCCGCCGACGTCGGGTGGGCCGTACGGTGCGCCTTACGGTGCGCCGCCGCCCTCGTCGGGTGGTCCCGGCTACGGTGGCCCGCCCCCGCAGTACGGCTATCAGCAGTCGCCCGGCGGCTACGGCCCCGGTCAGACCCAGGACGACAAGACCTGGATCATGATCGCCCACTTCGGCGGCGCGCTCGGCGCCCTCGTCGGCGGCGGCCTGTCCGGCTGGATCGTGCCGCTGATCGCCATGCTGGCCAAGGGCAACCAGTCCCCGGCCGTGCGGGCCGAGGCGGTCAAGGCGCTCAACTTCCAGATCGTGTGGTCGGTCGTCACGCTGATCGGGTGGGCCACCGCCTGCGCCGTCATCGGCTTCGTGATCATCCCGATCGCCGCGCTGATCGCCATCATCTTCGGTGTGATCGCCGGCGTGAAGGCCAGCAACAACGAGCCGTACAACTACCCGCTCAGCATCAACCTGATCAAGTAG
- a CDS encoding enoyl-CoA hydratase-related protein has protein sequence MALVRTVTDAGVTTMTLDSPANRNALSTPLMRELLDALSEAVTDTSVRAVVLTHTGKVFCSGADLKETAEARENGRVPAEMIADVLAALWEFPKPVVARVAGPARAGGLGLIAAADIAVCAREATFAFSEVRLGVIPAVISATVLPRLSPRAAAELYLTGDVFDGSRAAEAGLVTAAVAAGDLDDTVRRYCDSLVLGGPLALAGAKQLLRRTPIRAELAELAARSAGYFKSAEGREGVAALREKRPASWVPAAPGSGG, from the coding sequence ATGGCTCTGGTCCGTACCGTCACCGACGCCGGGGTGACCACCATGACCCTGGACTCCCCCGCGAACCGCAACGCCCTGTCCACCCCCCTGATGCGTGAGCTGCTCGACGCGCTGAGTGAGGCGGTCACCGACACGTCCGTACGGGCAGTCGTGCTCACCCATACGGGAAAGGTTTTCTGCTCGGGCGCCGACCTCAAAGAGACCGCCGAGGCCCGCGAGAACGGCCGCGTGCCGGCCGAGATGATCGCCGACGTGCTGGCCGCGCTGTGGGAGTTCCCCAAGCCCGTCGTCGCGCGCGTCGCCGGCCCGGCCCGTGCGGGTGGTCTCGGCCTGATCGCGGCGGCCGACATCGCCGTCTGCGCCCGTGAGGCCACGTTCGCCTTCTCCGAGGTGCGCCTGGGCGTGATCCCGGCCGTGATCAGCGCCACCGTGCTGCCCCGGCTGTCTCCCCGCGCGGCGGCCGAGCTCTACCTGACCGGCGACGTCTTCGACGGCTCCCGGGCGGCCGAGGCCGGGCTGGTCACCGCGGCCGTCGCGGCCGGCGACTTGGACGACACCGTTCGCCGCTACTGCGACAGTCTCGTGCTGGGCGGCCCGCTCGCCCTGGCGGGGGCCAAACAACTGCTTCGCCGTACGCCGATCCGCGCCGAACTGGCCGAGCTGGCCGCACGCTCGGCGGGCTACTTCAAGTCGGCCGAGGGGCGCGAGGGCGTGGCCGCGCTGCGCGAGAAGAGGCCGGCCAGCTGGGTTCCCGCCGCTCCCGGATCCGGCGGGTGA
- the hrcA gene encoding heat-inducible transcriptional repressor HrcA has product MSLDDRKLEVLRAIVEDYVETQEPVGSKSLVERHQLGVSPATVRNDMAVLEEEGYIRQPHTSAGRVPTDAGYRLFVDRLSKVKALSPAERRAIERFLIGAVDLDDVVHRTVRLLAQLTRQVAVVQYPSLARSSVRHLELVPISTTRLMLVMIADTGRVEQRLVELPAPVPADDVTDLRRRVNEKLAGQKLADTPPLVQGLVDDCSPDSRGTMACLASVLLETLVERSEERLALAGTANLTRGGVLDFQGTLRPVLEALEEEVILLKLIGDLEPSTTRVRIGDENQIDNLRSASVVSTGYGPGATIVGGLGVLGPTRMDYPGTIATVRAVARYVGDLLAQN; this is encoded by the coding sequence GTGAGTCTGGATGACCGCAAGCTCGAGGTGCTGCGGGCCATCGTCGAGGACTACGTCGAGACGCAGGAGCCCGTCGGCTCGAAATCCCTGGTCGAGCGGCATCAGCTCGGCGTCTCCCCGGCCACCGTGCGCAACGACATGGCCGTGCTGGAGGAGGAGGGTTACATCCGGCAGCCGCACACCAGCGCCGGCCGGGTGCCCACCGACGCCGGCTATCGGCTGTTCGTCGACCGGCTCTCCAAGGTCAAGGCGCTCAGCCCGGCCGAGCGGCGGGCCATCGAGCGCTTCCTGATCGGCGCGGTCGACCTCGACGACGTGGTGCATCGCACGGTGCGCCTCCTGGCCCAGCTGACCCGCCAGGTCGCCGTGGTGCAATATCCGTCGCTGGCCCGTTCGTCGGTGCGCCACCTCGAGCTGGTGCCGATCTCGACGACGCGGCTCATGCTGGTGATGATCGCCGACACCGGCCGCGTCGAGCAGCGCCTGGTCGAGCTGCCCGCGCCCGTGCCGGCCGACGACGTGACCGATCTGCGCCGCCGGGTCAACGAAAAACTGGCCGGGCAGAAGCTGGCCGACACGCCGCCGCTCGTGCAAGGTTTGGTCGACGACTGCAGCCCCGACAGCCGCGGCACCATGGCCTGTCTGGCCTCGGTGTTGCTCGAGACACTCGTCGAGCGCAGTGAGGAACGCCTCGCCTTGGCGGGCACGGCTAATCTGACACGTGGGGGCGTGCTGGACTTCCAGGGCACGCTGCGCCCCGTCCTCGAAGCCCTCGAGGAAGAGGTCATCCTGCTCAAGCTCATCGGCGATCTGGAACCGAGCACCACCCGGGTCCGGATCGGCGACGAGAACCAGATCGACAACCTGCGGTCGGCGTCCGTGGTCAGCACAGGCTATGGCCCCGGCGCGACGATCGTCGGGGGGCTCGGCGTGCTCGGTCCCACCCGGATGGATTACCCCGGCACCATCGCGACCGTGCGCGCGGTGGCCCGCTACGTGGGCGACCTTCTAGCCCAGAACTGA